The Deinococcus hopiensis KR-140 sequence TCTCCACCGCGCTTTCCTGGCGCTCGAACTGGGCGCGGCGGAGCTGGAAGCGCGCCTGAATGCCCTCTCCGATCAGGGCACGACGGAGGGCAGCCTCTTCGTGCCTGGAGGCTTTGACCGCCTGCCCGCGCTGCCCGTGGTCTGAACCGGGTTCATGAAGCTGGGCTTGGGCCGCGGCTCACGCTGGGCCCGGGCACAAGCCGGGTACGATGCCGTATGGACGCCGAGCCGGTCAAGATCGAGCGACACGACGTACCCGCGCGCCTGCACCACACGAACACGGGGGTGCGGGGGGTGCAGGCGTACCGGGAACACGAACACGGCCTGTTCGTCTCGCGTCCCTTCATTGCCCATCCCCGGGTCCGCCACTGGCAGGCGCACCTGCTGCCCGCGCTCGGCCTGGTGGTTTGCCGCTACGATTTCCACGGCCCGCGTGAGCACGACTACCACATAGACCTCGCCCGCATCGCCCGAATGGGCGAGGTCTGGACGGTGCGTGACCAGTACCTCGACGTACTGGTTCACGCCGGTCTCGCCGCCGAGATCGTGGACACGGAAGAATTGCTCTCCTCCCACAAGGCCGGATTTATAGACACCC is a genomic window containing:
- a CDS encoding DUF402 domain-containing protein — its product is MDAEPVKIERHDVPARLHHTNTGVRGVQAYREHEHGLFVSRPFIAHPRVRHWQAHLLPALGLVVCRYDFHGPREHDYHIDLARIARMGEVWTVRDQYLDVLVHAGLAAEIVDTEELLSSHKAGFIDTPELYEVVERAHRVLSELSRTRYRLGPWLEGYGLRLDWLPVPEPTAV